The following proteins are co-located in the Amphiprion ocellaris isolate individual 3 ecotype Okinawa chromosome 7, ASM2253959v1, whole genome shotgun sequence genome:
- the LOC111585446 gene encoding porphobilinogen deaminase isoform X3 — protein MSEEAKSPDGNGKASRVIRIGTRKSQLARIQTDSVADRLKELYPDIHLEIVAMSTTGDKILDTALSKIGEKSLFTKELENALERNEVDLVVHSLKDLPTTLPPGFTIGAVLKRENPHDAVVLHPQNVGKTLDSLPENSVIGTSSLRRAAQLKKRFPHLKFNDIRGNLNTRLKKLDEKDDFAAIILAAAGLRRMGWENRISQILGPEDCMYAVGQGALAVEVRARDVDILEMVSVLHDPDTVLRCIAERAFLRHLEGGCSVPVAVHTQVKDSQLYLTGAVYSLDGSDSLKETMQTSITANDKSSEEVDERVQRVGVTASKVPGEAQDRAERLGVDLANLLLSKGAKEILTVARQLNDAR, from the exons ATGTCAGAAGAGGCAAAATCTCCG GACGGGAATGGCAAGGCTAGTCGGGTCATCCGGATCGGGACACGCAAGAGCCAG CTGGCTCGCATCCAGACTGACAGCGTTGCAGACAGGTTGAAAGAACTCTACCCTGACATCCACTTGGAAATAG TTGCCATGTCAACAACAGGAGACAAAATCCTGGACACAGCTTTATCAAAG attgGTGAGAAGAGTTTGTTCACCAAAGAGCTGGAGAACGCTCTGGAGAGAAATGA GGTCGATCTCGTGGTTCACTCACTCAAAGATCTGCCCACCACTCTGCCTCCAGGATTCACCATCGGAGCTGTTCTGAA GAGAGAAAACCCTCATGATGCAGTGGTTCTACATCCACAGAACGTAGGGAAAACTCTGGACTCTCTTCCAGAAAACAG tgtGATCGGCACCAGTTCACTGCGCCGTGCTGCTCAGCTGAAGAAGAGATTCCCCCACCTGAAGTTTAACGATATT CGGGGGAACCTGAACACACGGCTGAAGAAGCTGGATGAGAAGGATGACTTTGCTGCCATCATCCTGGCTGCTGCTGGCCTCAGGAGGATGGGCTGGGAGAACCGGATAAGTCAG ATCCTGGGGCCTGAAGACTGTATGTATGCTGTTGGACAG GGGGCTCTGGCAGTGGAGGTTCGAGCCAGAGATGTAGACATCCTGGAGATGGTGTCCGTCCTCCATGACCCTGACACTGTGCTGCGCTGCATCGCTGAGAGAGCCTTCCTCAGACACctg GAGGGTGGCTGTAGCGTTCCGGTGGCGGTACACACCCAGGTGAAAGACTCCCAG CTCTACCTGACAGGAGCAGTGTACAGTCTGGACGGATCAGACAGTCTGAAGGAAACGATGCAGACGAGCATCACAGCTAATGACAAG AGTTCAGAAGAGGTGGACGAACGAGTCCAGCGAGTGGGAGTCACAGCCAGCAAGGTCCCGGGTGAAGCCCAGGACAGGGCTGAGCGGCTGGGGGTCGACCTGGCCAACTTACTGCTCAGCAAAGGAGCCAAGGAGATCCTGACTGTTGCCAGGCAGCTCAACGATGCCAGATAG
- the LOC111585446 gene encoding porphobilinogen deaminase isoform X2, producing MSEEAKSPQDGNGKASRVIRIGTRKSQLARIQTDSVADRLKELYPDIHLEIVAMSTTGDKILDTALSKIGEKSLFTKELENALERNEVDLVVHSLKDLPTTLPPGFTIGAVLKRENPHDAVVLHPQNVGKTLDSLPENSVIGTSSLRRAAQLKKRFPHLKFNDIRGNLNTRLKKLDEKDDFAAIILAAAGLRRMGWENRISQILGPEDCMYAVGQGALAVEVRARDVDILEMVSVLHDPDTVLRCIAERAFLRHLEGGCSVPVAVHTQVKDSQLYLTGAVYSLDGSDSLKETMQTSITANDKSSEEVDERVQRVGVTASKVPGEAQDRAERLGVDLANLLLSKGAKEILTVARQLNDAR from the exons ATGTCAGAAGAGGCAAAATCTCCG CAGGACGGGAATGGCAAGGCTAGTCGGGTCATCCGGATCGGGACACGCAAGAGCCAG CTGGCTCGCATCCAGACTGACAGCGTTGCAGACAGGTTGAAAGAACTCTACCCTGACATCCACTTGGAAATAG TTGCCATGTCAACAACAGGAGACAAAATCCTGGACACAGCTTTATCAAAG attgGTGAGAAGAGTTTGTTCACCAAAGAGCTGGAGAACGCTCTGGAGAGAAATGA GGTCGATCTCGTGGTTCACTCACTCAAAGATCTGCCCACCACTCTGCCTCCAGGATTCACCATCGGAGCTGTTCTGAA GAGAGAAAACCCTCATGATGCAGTGGTTCTACATCCACAGAACGTAGGGAAAACTCTGGACTCTCTTCCAGAAAACAG tgtGATCGGCACCAGTTCACTGCGCCGTGCTGCTCAGCTGAAGAAGAGATTCCCCCACCTGAAGTTTAACGATATT CGGGGGAACCTGAACACACGGCTGAAGAAGCTGGATGAGAAGGATGACTTTGCTGCCATCATCCTGGCTGCTGCTGGCCTCAGGAGGATGGGCTGGGAGAACCGGATAAGTCAG ATCCTGGGGCCTGAAGACTGTATGTATGCTGTTGGACAG GGGGCTCTGGCAGTGGAGGTTCGAGCCAGAGATGTAGACATCCTGGAGATGGTGTCCGTCCTCCATGACCCTGACACTGTGCTGCGCTGCATCGCTGAGAGAGCCTTCCTCAGACACctg GAGGGTGGCTGTAGCGTTCCGGTGGCGGTACACACCCAGGTGAAAGACTCCCAG CTCTACCTGACAGGAGCAGTGTACAGTCTGGACGGATCAGACAGTCTGAAGGAAACGATGCAGACGAGCATCACAGCTAATGACAAG AGTTCAGAAGAGGTGGACGAACGAGTCCAGCGAGTGGGAGTCACAGCCAGCAAGGTCCCGGGTGAAGCCCAGGACAGGGCTGAGCGGCTGGGGGTCGACCTGGCCAACTTACTGCTCAGCAAAGGAGCCAAGGAGATCCTGACTGTTGCCAGGCAGCTCAACGATGCCAGATAG
- the LOC111585446 gene encoding porphobilinogen deaminase isoform X1: MEEGPYKYIRDGNGKASRVIRIGTRKSQLARIQTDSVADRLKELYPDIHLEIVAMSTTGDKILDTALSKIGEKSLFTKELENALERNEVDLVVHSLKDLPTTLPPGFTIGAVLKRENPHDAVVLHPQNVGKTLDSLPENSVIGTSSLRRAAQLKKRFPHLKFNDIRGNLNTRLKKLDEKDDFAAIILAAAGLRRMGWENRISQILGPEDCMYAVGQGALAVEVRARDVDILEMVSVLHDPDTVLRCIAERAFLRHLEGGCSVPVAVHTQVKDSQLYLTGAVYSLDGSDSLKETMQTSITANDKSSEEVDERVQRVGVTASKVPGEAQDRAERLGVDLANLLLSKGAKEILTVARQLNDAR, encoded by the exons ATGGAGGAAGGACCTTACAAGTACATCAGG GACGGGAATGGCAAGGCTAGTCGGGTCATCCGGATCGGGACACGCAAGAGCCAG CTGGCTCGCATCCAGACTGACAGCGTTGCAGACAGGTTGAAAGAACTCTACCCTGACATCCACTTGGAAATAG TTGCCATGTCAACAACAGGAGACAAAATCCTGGACACAGCTTTATCAAAG attgGTGAGAAGAGTTTGTTCACCAAAGAGCTGGAGAACGCTCTGGAGAGAAATGA GGTCGATCTCGTGGTTCACTCACTCAAAGATCTGCCCACCACTCTGCCTCCAGGATTCACCATCGGAGCTGTTCTGAA GAGAGAAAACCCTCATGATGCAGTGGTTCTACATCCACAGAACGTAGGGAAAACTCTGGACTCTCTTCCAGAAAACAG tgtGATCGGCACCAGTTCACTGCGCCGTGCTGCTCAGCTGAAGAAGAGATTCCCCCACCTGAAGTTTAACGATATT CGGGGGAACCTGAACACACGGCTGAAGAAGCTGGATGAGAAGGATGACTTTGCTGCCATCATCCTGGCTGCTGCTGGCCTCAGGAGGATGGGCTGGGAGAACCGGATAAGTCAG ATCCTGGGGCCTGAAGACTGTATGTATGCTGTTGGACAG GGGGCTCTGGCAGTGGAGGTTCGAGCCAGAGATGTAGACATCCTGGAGATGGTGTCCGTCCTCCATGACCCTGACACTGTGCTGCGCTGCATCGCTGAGAGAGCCTTCCTCAGACACctg GAGGGTGGCTGTAGCGTTCCGGTGGCGGTACACACCCAGGTGAAAGACTCCCAG CTCTACCTGACAGGAGCAGTGTACAGTCTGGACGGATCAGACAGTCTGAAGGAAACGATGCAGACGAGCATCACAGCTAATGACAAG AGTTCAGAAGAGGTGGACGAACGAGTCCAGCGAGTGGGAGTCACAGCCAGCAAGGTCCCGGGTGAAGCCCAGGACAGGGCTGAGCGGCTGGGGGTCGACCTGGCCAACTTACTGCTCAGCAAAGGAGCCAAGGAGATCCTGACTGTTGCCAGGCAGCTCAACGATGCCAGATAG
- the arcn1b gene encoding archain 1b, with amino-acid sequence MVLLAAAVCTKAGKAIVSRQFVEMTRTRIEGLLAAFPKLMNTGKQHTFVETDSVRYVYQPLEKLYMVLITTKNSNILEDLETLRLFSRVIPEYCRVLEESEISEHCFDLIFAFDEIVALGYRENVNLAQIRTFTEMDSHEEKVFRAVRETQEREAKAEMRRKAKELQQARRDAERSGKKVPAFGGFGSAGMTSVSSGSIITDTIVEPEKPKITPAPVRPSGPSKALKLGAKGKEVDNFVDKLKSEGETIMPTSGKRGSDVSKALPPPVNVESVHLRVEEKISLTCGRDGGLQNMEVLGMVTLRVTDDKNGRIRLVINNNDSKGLQLQTHPNVDKKLFTSDSIIGLKNPEKSFPLNNDVGVLKWRLQTTDESLIPLTINCWPSESGTGCDVNIEYELQEESLELNDVVISIPVPSGVGAPVIGDLDGEYKHDSRRNILEWCLPVIDANNKTGSLEFSIAGQPNDFFPINVSFVSKRNYCDIQVTKATHVDGDSSVRFSSETSFVVDKYEIL; translated from the exons ATG GTGCTGTTGGCAGCGGCGGTGTGCACCAAGGCCGGCAAGGCCATCGTATCGCGGCAGTTTGTGGAAATGACCCGGACACGAATTGAAGGACTCCTGGCTGCGTTTCCTAAACTGATGAACACGGGCAAGCAGCACACCTTTGTGGAAACAGACAGTGTTCGCTATGTGTACCAGCCACTGGAGAAACTCTACATGGTCCTCATCACCACCAAGAACAGCAACATCCTGGAGGACCTGGAGACACTCAGACTCTTCTCCCGTGTG ATCCCAGAGTACTGTCGCGTGCTGGAGGAGAGTGAAATATCGGAGCACTGTTTTGACTTGATCTTCGCCTTTGATGAGATTGTGGCACTAGGCTACAGAGAGAATGTCAACCTGGCACAGATCCGCACCTTCACAGAGATGGACTCCCATGAGGAGAAGGTTTTCCGTGCTGTCAGAGAG ACCCAGGAACGAGAGGCCAAGgcagagatgaggaggaaggccaaggagctgcagcaggccAGGAGGGACGCTGAGCGCTCTGGGAAGAAGGTGCCAGCGTTTGGCGGTTTCGGCAGCGCTGGCATGACCAGCGTGTCCTCAGGGTCCATCATCACAGACACCATCGTCGAGCCTGAGAAGCCCAAGATCACACCAGCTCCAGTCAG ACCAAGTGGACCCAGTAAGGCTCTGAAACTGGGTGCTAAAGGAAAAGAAGTGGACAATTTTGTTGACAAGCTCAAGTCCGAGGGTGAAACCATCATGCCCACCTCAGGAAAGAGAGGCTCAGACGTATCTAAAGCTCTGCCACCACCAGTCAATGTGGAGAG CGTACATCTGCGTGTGGAGGAGAAGATCTCGCTGACCTGCGGCCGTGACGGCGGCCTACAGAACATGGAGGTGCTGGGCATGGTGACGCTCCGAGTCACAGACGACAAAAACGGACGCATCCGCCTCGTTATCAACAATAATGACAGCAAAGGGTTGCAGCTGCAG ACACATCCCAACGTGGACAAGAAGTTGTTCACATCTGACTCCATTATTGGCCTGAAGAACCCAGAGAAGTCCTTCCCTCTCAACAATGATGTTGGTGTGCTGAAGTGGAGACTACAGACCACAGACGAGTCCCTCATACCTCTAACCA TAAACTGCTGGCCTTCAGAGAGCGGTACCGGCTGTGATGTCAACATTGAAtatgagctgcaggaggagagcCTTGAGCTCAACGACGTGGTCATCAGCATCCCTGTACC CTCTGGGGTGGGAGCTCCTGTGATTGGTGATCTGGATGGAGAGTACAAACACGACAGCAGGCGAAACATCCTGGAGTGGTGCCTACCTGTCATCGATGCCAACAACAAGACCGGCAGCCTGGAGTTCAGCATCGCTGGACAGCCCAATGATTTCTTCCCTATCAATGTGTCCTTTGTGTCCAAGCGCAACTACTGCGACATCCAG GTTACCAAAGCGACTCACGTAGACGGTGACAGCTCCGTTAGATTCTCATCAGAAACCTCCTTTGTTGTCGACAAATACGAAATcc